TTTTATAGAAACTGGAAGACTATGGGCAGGTTTATAAGGAACATTGTCTTTACTGAAATCAGCAGGTTTATTGTCTTTATTGGCGTATATTCTAAAAATAGAAAAATCACCTGTATGGCGTGGCCACATCCAGTTGTCTGTATCTGCACCATATTTTCCTATAGAACTTGGTGGAGCTCCTACTAATCTTATATCAGTAAATGTTTCTGTGAGAAATAAATAATATTGATTTCCTTTATAAAAAGGTTTTATGGTCGCTCCAAAAGAAGTTCCTTCAGTAGCTTTTGCCTTTATTTTTTTGATGTTTTCACGGATAATTTGGTTTCGTTTTGCTTCATCCATTCCATCGGTAACTCCTTCTAGAGCAGCTTGAGAAACATCTTCAATTTTTTTAATAAAAGTAGCCGATAGATGATCGTTTGGCAATTCATCGGCACGAGTTTTTGCCCAGAAACCATCCTTAAGATAATCGTGTTCTACAGAGCTATGATTTTGGATTTGTCCATAACCACAGTGATGATTGGTGAGTAGTAATCCTTCTTTAGAAATGATCTCGGAAGTACAACCACCATTAAAGTGCACAATGGCATCTTTTAGGCTCGATTTATTGATAGAATAAATATCTTCGGCAGACAATTCCATCCCCATATCTTGCATTTCGGCCTCATTGAGCTTTTCTAGCAAAAGTGGTATCCACATTCCTTCATCGGCAAAAGAAGGTAGAGAAAAACCACAGGTAAGCATAGCCAGTACCAGCAGTTGTTTTAAAGAATTTTTCTTCATGTTATATAGTTTTTTATTTTTTCTAAAAAGGATTCTTGAATGGCTGAGGGTCTTTTTGTTTTTGCATCTAAAAATACTAAAGTAGTATAAGCAGTAGTGAGCAATTGCTGATCCTCATATATTTCATAAGAAAAAGTAATCCTACTTCCTTTTACTTGTGAAATCCACGTTTTTACTTCCAAAACACGATCATATAAAGCAGGACGGAGGTATTTGATATAGAGATCCAAAATAGGCGACATAATCCCCATAGATTCCATCTCTACATAAGGCAAACCTGCATCTCGCATCAGTTCTGTACGAGCTACTTCTAGGTATTTAACATAGGCAGAATGATGCATCACTTGCATTTGATCTGTATCTGCATACATCACCCGAAAATGAGTTGAAAAACGTTCCATAAATGGGATAAAATTTGAAATTGCAAGTTAAGGTTTTCCTAAAAAAAAATCAAGGAATCTTGTATCTCATTCCCTATTGGGGTAAAATGTAAATCTCCTCTGTCAATTCAACAAAAAATGGTATAATTGTTTTATATTCAATTGAACAAAAAAATGGAAAAACGATGCAAATGGGCTGGAAATGATCCGCTATATATTCAGTATCATGATGAAGAATGGGGTGTTCCTGTAAAAGAAGACCAAAAGCTTTTTGAATTTCTTCTGTTGGAGTCTTTTCAGGCAGGTCTTAGTTGGATAACTATTCTTAGAAAAAGAGAAAACTTTAGACGAGCTTTTGATGATTTTGATTATAAAAAGATCTCAAAATACTCCAATCAAAAAATTGAAGAGTTAATGCAAAACAAAGGAATTATTAGAAATAGATTGAAAATTAAATCGGCAATAAGCAATGCAGATGCTTTTATGAGTATTCAAAAGGAATTCGGTAGCTTTTCTTCCTATTATTGGGCATTTTCAAAAGGGGAAACGCTCTATAACTCTCATGAGAATCAAGAATCTGTTCCTGCAACTACTCCATTATCCGATTCCTTATCTAAGGATTTGAAAAAACGTGGATTTAAATTTGTGGGTTCTACTATTGTTTATGCATTTATACAAGCCACAGGCATGGTGAATGATCATATTATTGATTGCTTTAAACATCCACAAAAATGAGTGCAAAAAACACAAAAGATCCTGGTTTTGGGTTTCAGTCCCACGAAAAAGTTAAAAGTATTATTGGTAAAAACGGACGTTCAAATGTTCAGCATATAAACCGCTCTTTTGGACTAGATGATTTATACACTTTTTTTATAGAAATGTCTTGGGGAAAGTTTTTTCTTTTAATGATTCTTGGATATTTAATTCTAAATATCATTTTTGGTGGTCTTTATTGGTTCGTGGGCATAGAACACATCACACAAGTATCTGGAAATGAATGGACAGATTTTCTCAATGCTTTTTTCTTTAGCACCCAAACACTTACCACTCTGGGTTATGGTGCCAGCTTTCCCTCTGGAAAATTAGCAAATATAATTGCGAGTTTCGAAGCTTTCTTCGGGCTTCTCAGTTTTGCTTTTATCACAGGATTACTCTATGCTCGTTTTTCTAAACCTAAAGCGGCTATCAACTTTAGTAAAAATATGATTCTACGCCCTCATAAAGAAGGTAGAGCTCTGATGTTTAGACTCATGAATAGCAGAAAAACAGTAATGATAGAACCCGAAGTAAATGTCACGATTTCTATTAATAAAAAAGACGATAAAGGACTGTTTCAAAGGAATTTTTATAGACTACAGCTCGAAAGAGAAAAAATCATGTATCTACCCACCGTATGGACTGTTGTTCATGAGATAGATGAAAAAAGCCCACTATATACACTTTCTAATCAAGAAATTGCCAATCTCAATGCCGAATTATATATCCTTGCTCAATATCATGAAGAATCCTACGGACAGATTGTCTATCAAATAGGAACTTACCATTTTTCGGCAATAGAATTGGAGGTCAAGTTCTCTCCTGCTTTTGAATACAATCTCGATGGTTTTGTCGTTTTGGATCATCATAAACTCAGCGATGTGGAGAAAATGGATTAAACCAAAGAATTAAAAATGCTATTCTTTTTTAAAAAAATATGAACTTAACAGAACACAGGCAAAGCAGATTATTGCACAAGTACACGATGACTTAAAGCTAGATCATAGCGATAAATATCCTATCACTGCAATTTTTTTTAAAAAAGACGACGAATATAAATATGATAATTGGCTAGGAGGTTATAAATACAATGACCCCGAAGCGGTAGGCGATGAATATTATGGTATGTACACAGAATGGATTATTACCATAGATGATAAGAAAGGAGAAGCCATACAATTCGCATATTATACAGGGCGTTGGGAAATAAAGTTAAATAAAAATGGCAAGTATGAACGAGTAAGAAAGTTATAAAATGAAACCAGTAATTAAGCAATTATTATCAGACATGATTTACTTTGATGATAAAAGAGAATGTTCAGAAACAGATAAGTATATAAAAAACGCTTATGATAATTTGGGTTATGAAATTACTTTTACTAGGATAAGAAACCTATTATCGTGGCTAAACCCCAAAATATTAACAGATGATGTAGAAAAATATCTTATTTATGAAGATTTTATGGAGCCTGAAATTTTTATGGAAGTATATGCTGAATTTAAATCTCTACTTGACCATATTCCAGTATTTAAAGAGTTATTTCAGTTGAAAGAAAAACATATAGAATTTAATTCTTCACTTACAAAAGATGACATCCAAGAAATTAAAACTTATGTAGGAGAAAACAGTGTATTATATCAAAGAAGATACTATAAACCGAGATAATTACAACTTAGTACAAACCACCTCTTCGGAGGAGGTTTTTGTTTTTGAGACAAATCTCTACCTTGAAATATAGAAATTACCCTAGCTTTAAGGAGTGCCATAAAGAAAAGTGCCGAGGAGAATGCCCCCATTATCCGAAAAAATGGATAGATTTATTTGGGCTTTCATCCATTTCGATTTTTCCACCTTTTTCCAAAAGTGCTGGAAGAAAATAGAACAAATTTTAGCAAATGTAAACCATGCTCAAATAGCCTATTTAGGAGGACAAATGGCTGGACTTGTCCTGGAGGCCATTATAAGTATTGTGTTTACAGGCGGATCACTCACCGCCGCCAACATCCTTGCAGAAATGACTTCTGTGGCTACAGCGGTAGGTAAAGGAGCTAAAAAAGCCGCTCAGTTTTCTGCCCAAAAAGTAGAGGATCTTATAAGCTATCTAGATACCGCTACAAAAAAACTTCAGAAAGGCCCCGATGAACTAGCCAAAGTGGTGGATGACTTTAGTGAGGAGGTTCTGGTGAAGAAGAATTTGGATGCTCTAGCTACATGGGATGATCTACCCGTAAGAAAAAAAGGTATGTTAGGTGGTAAAACCTTGAGGAGAAAAGAAGTTAAGCTTTGGAAAGATAAAATTGCTAAGATTAGTAATAATACCGCAGAGTTGATAATTTTACCTAAAGGCAATAAAATTCTAGGCGGAAAACAGGCAGGATTCAGTCCTTTTAGTCGAAAAATATATTTACAAAAAGGTTTAACAGAATATGAAATACTACACGAATACAAACACTTAGAGGAGTTTATGAAAATAGGTGAAAAAGAATACAAAAAAGGGCATAAATTATTAGGAGGAAGTCCAGAAGAACAATTAATACGCACTTACAAACGAGAAATGTATGTATATAAAGAAATTCTAAAACAAAAGCATAAATTTAATGCTAAGCAATTAGAACACGCTTATAAAAAAATATTCTTCCCCTTATTAATCAAGCAAAAAAAGACGGAATAGATTTAACAAACATAAAAATAACAGAATGATGACAAAAGAAGAAATAATAAAAATGGTAAAAAAACACATGAAAACCATTAACTTAGATTTCGATAAAGATTATGGTTTTGATTGCTGGGATAAAGATAGGAAAGAGGACAGAACAGGGGTGATACGAAACTTATATAGAGTAATATTTGAATTCCCTGATTATGTAGAACGAGACCAACAAGGAAATATTATAGAATGTGTAGAAGGACATATTGGTAGCTGTTATATAGATGCAGATACATATGAAATTTTATACTATTCATACCACCACGGCTATATAGAGGTAGATGGTACATGGGGATAATATAGGATCAGATCATGGGAATTGAAATTCCTTAATGGCTTACACATTCAATAGATATATACTTGACTAATTATTAGTTAGATAAAAAATTTAGTATAAATATATATAAGCTATCTAGAAGCCGCTACAAAAAAACTGCAAAAAGGCCCCGATGAACTAGCCAAAGTGGTGGATGACTTTAGTGAAGAGGTGTTGGTGAAGAAGAATTTGGAGGAGTTGACGGAATTAAAAAATATATTTAAATTTAAAGGCTTTAGCGTAAAATTTCATGACCATTTATTGTATGGAGACATAAAAATAAAGATTATACACAATCAAGATAAAACCAAGGTAAAAGAAGTATATGAATATGTATTAAGCAAAGGAGGTAAAAACAAAGATGAAATATTACCACCTTGGCAGGTAAAGGCGGAAGCTAAAGGTGTACATATGCATGAAATTTTTAAAACTGATAATGTGAAAGTACTGAAAAAGACAACCAAAACCCTTCATACACGCGAAAAGGTTGATATCGTAGAATTTCAATTCTATATAAAGGAATATGGTGAATATTGTAAAAAGAAAAAATCTACCCTTTGGCCAAAAGAATGGAGCCTAGAAAAAGTAAAACGAATTACTAAGAAGCCAGTGAGAATGTAATTAAACACGATAGGAGTAAATATGTAGGTAAATCTAAAGAAGGATACCAAGTAGAGTTCTTCTCGAGCCCAGATGGGAAAATTAATAACGCCTACTTAAATTTTGAAAACTTTTAAATTAAAATTACAATGAAAAATAGATTAAAATTTGATGCTCAAGTAGGATGGGCTATGGGAATAGAAGATAAAGATGCGCTTTTAGGATACTTTGTCTCCGACACCAAATACAGCACAGCAGAAATTATAGAGTTATTAGAGCTAGTTTATAGTAAAAAGAAGACTTTCGATGAAGCTTTAGACATATACGAATATGGAGGTTGGGATATAGGTTCTGGCAGCGGTACATTTTCTTGCGATGCAGAAACGGCATATTTTACATCCGATGTAAAAAGCCTAGAAAGCACAGAAATACCACTGAAAGAACTCATAGAAATCCTCTATGCTTGGAAGGATTTTTTGGACGAATAAGTAATTAACCACCTCTTCGGAGGTGGTTTTTGTTTTTGAAGCAAGTTCTACCTTGAAATATAGAAATTACCGTAGCTTTAAGGAGTGCCTTAAAGAAAAGTGCCGAGGAGATTGTAGCCAAACCAGAAAACCTTAAAGCCCTCCATAAAAAACTAGACGATTTAGCCGATAAAAATTACATTAACATGGCAGACTTAACAGATATATTTTTGAATAAAGAATATATAACCAAAAAAGTATTCGAAAAAAAATTATTACAAGTATGTGATGATTTAAACTTAGAAGCAAAAAAAGAAAGTGATTATGAATATCTTATTAGAGAAAAAGGGAAATATGAATATATCAGTATAGATTTACCTAATCGTGAAGATTTTCGGGAAACTTTAGGTGATGATAATCTTGGAGCTATAAGTCAAATGGATTATAAATTATCTCATGCTTCAATAAGCTCTTTACTGATACCATTTACAAAGGCCATAATGGAAGCTTTTCCAGGTATGTTAGTAGACGGTTTAACCTTAGAAAAGTATCTAGAAATACAAGCACAAGAATAACTCTTTAAAAATTAATCTAAACCGCTCAGTAAAACGGTAATTGTCACAAAAAAACCAAAATCTTCTACCCTTTGGCCAAAAGAATGGAGCCTAGAAAAAATAAAACAAATTACTCAAGAAGCCAGTGAGAATGTAATTAAACATAAAAACAATGGTCGTAAATATGTAGGTAAGTCTAAAGAAGGATACCAAGTAGAGTTCTTCTCGAATCCAGATGGGAAAATTAATAACGCCTACTTAAATTTTGAACCAATAAACTAAAAAATCATGATAAAAATAAATTTTGACTCTAAAGTTGGCTGGGCAATACCAGAAAAAGATGAACATATATTGTTGGGCTACTTCATAGACGACACCAAATACAGCACAGCAGAAATTATAGAGTTATTAGAGCTAGTTTATAGTAAAAAGAAGACTTTCGATGAAGCTTTAGACATATACGAATATGGAGGTTGGGATATAGGTGAAGGAAGCGGTACATTTTCTTGCGATGCAGAAACGGCATATTTTACATCCGATGTAAAAAGCCTAGAAAGCACAGAAATACCACTGAAAGAACTCATAGAAATACTCTATGCTTGGAAAGATTTCTTGGGCGAATAAGTAATTAACCACCTCCGAAGAGGTGGTTTTTGTTTTTGAGGCAAGTTCTACCTTGAAGCATAGAAATTAGCGAAAAAAAGATACAAACAAAATAAAAAGAAATAAGTTATGGAAATAAAGTATATGCAACAGTTGAGAGATAATCCTAATTTGGCACCTAGTATTGGAAGAAGAAAAGGAATTAATTTATCTCAAATACAAGAACTAGAAACCAAGTACAATAATGGAAATAAATTTCCTAAAGCCTTTAGAGAGTATTTATTTTTAGCAGGAATAATGGGGAATACAGGCGTTGTAGATGAAGATTTTGACGACCTTTTTGAAGATTGCGAGGAGGATATGGAAACTTGGGGAAATAAATTAGAGCGACCTTTTTTTGTATTCGATCGATTAGATAGTCAGTACAGTATCTTCTTCTTAGATGAGCAAAATGAAGACCCAGATGTGTATATTTTTAATGCTTCATGGGATTCAGAGGATAGCGATCCTTTATTAAAAAAATCATTTACAGGTACCTTTAGTAATTTAATAAATGAAGCCATCTATAGAATTAAAAATGATATTCCTTTTTAACTGAAAACTAAACCTATATGACTGCACTTTTAAAACAACGAGCATTTTGAATAAGATAAAAATAATTAAAAACGAGAGTCTCCACTCAGCAACTATAAGCATTGATGGTCAAAACTTAGAAGATTTATTATATTCTTTATACCCTGAAATATATGAGTTTGAGTATGAATTATTCAGTTTCAACTATTATTATAAAGACCTCCAAACAGCACAAATATTGTGTACTCAAATTGATTCCGAAAAAAACGAACATTTCCCACTACTAATCTCCCCTCTTGACGACAATCTCCCACAGGTGTGGCTGAATATTGAAGTAGAAAAAACAGAGACTTTAGTTCTATGGAAAAGATTTGGGACACCAGAAAAAGAAGATACTACATTCAATAATAATCATAAAAAAACAACAAACTGGTTAGTCCCAAATAAGTCTTTCGTTTTTCATAAGCCAGAATATGAGCAATGTATTAAACAGTTGAAAAGGCATATATTAAAGAATCATTTGCAAGAAGATTTAATTCTGTACTTCAAAAGTATTATCTCAGAAACCAAATTCCTTAACTATCAGATTGAGTTAACTTTAGATAACGAAAACTCAATAAATATTTTTTACAACTCTAAAACAGATGAAAATATAAATTGGGAATTTATGGGCACTTATTCGATCCATTCTTTTATAAAAAAACTAAATATTCAAGAAGAAAAATTCACAAAAGATGAGACAATAACCCTTGTAAAAAATGCTCTTACATTTCTTATACTATATCCCGAGAATCCTAATATAAACCATCATCAAGCTGAAAATCTATTTATTAGGGGAAAAGATATTGATTCTATGGTTTTGAAGCCACATGAAATGTACCTAAACAATATCTCAGATTATCTGAAAGAGTCTTTAAAACACGATATTTTAGAACTTAAAATAAAATGGGCGGTCCTAAAAAAACATTGTAAACATTTTGGCATCACTAAATCGGAGGCGCAAAAAATTTATGACCAGGCGAAGATTGAACTCCGCTCTACGCTGATAAAAAGAGCGGCACTATACCTAATCCTGGGACTACTTGTGGGGGCATTGGGGGTTATTGGTCTTAAAAAGATGCATATCATTTTTTTCACAGTACTCTTTGTTCTTCTAGGAATAGGCGCAACGGTAAGTGGTTTTCTATATCTAAAAATCTATATTTCTAGTTTCTTTATAAAACAAAAAAACCTCATCTAGAAAATCTAAATGAGGTTTTAATTTTGGTACCCTTCCGCAAACTAATTACGAACCAAGTCTA
This genomic interval from Flavobacteriales bacterium contains the following:
- a CDS encoding acyl-CoA thioesterase, whose translation is MERFSTHFRVMYADTDQMQVMHHSAYVKYLEVARTELMRDAGLPYVEMESMGIMSPILDLYIKYLRPALYDRVLEVKTWISQVKGSRITFSYEIYEDQQLLTTAYTTLVFLDAKTKRPSAIQESFLEKIKNYIT
- a CDS encoding DNA-3-methyladenine glycosylase I; this encodes MEKRCKWAGNDPLYIQYHDEEWGVPVKEDQKLFEFLLLESFQAGLSWITILRKRENFRRAFDDFDYKKISKYSNQKIEELMQNKGIIRNRLKIKSAISNADAFMSIQKEFGSFSSYYWAFSKGETLYNSHENQESVPATTPLSDSLSKDLKKRGFKFVGSTIVYAFIQATGMVNDHIIDCFKHPQK
- a CDS encoding ion channel; translated protein: MSAKNTKDPGFGFQSHEKVKSIIGKNGRSNVQHINRSFGLDDLYTFFIEMSWGKFFLLMILGYLILNIIFGGLYWFVGIEHITQVSGNEWTDFLNAFFFSTQTLTTLGYGASFPSGKLANIIASFEAFFGLLSFAFITGLLYARFSKPKAAINFSKNMILRPHKEGRALMFRLMNSRKTVMIEPEVNVTISINKKDDKGLFQRNFYRLQLEREKIMYLPTVWTVVHEIDEKSPLYTLSNQEIANLNAELYILAQYHEESYGQIVYQIGTYHFSAIELEVKFSPAFEYNLDGFVVLDHHKLSDVEKMD